In Amaranthus tricolor cultivar Red isolate AtriRed21 chromosome 5, ASM2621246v1, whole genome shotgun sequence, a genomic segment contains:
- the LOC130812553 gene encoding probable serine/threonine-protein kinase WNK4 — protein sequence MFTTSNCDTMPLVVQGRNQIIHSDYAEVDPSGRYARIDEVLGKGAVKTVYKAIDEVLGIEVAWNQARIKDVLRSPDQLQRLYSEVHLLSTLNHDSIIRFYTSWIDTNQRTFNFITELFTSGTLRQYRQKYKRVDIHALKNWARQILQGLVYLHEHDPPVIHRDLKCDNIFVNGHVGQVKIGDLGLAALLNGSKSAHSIIGTPEFMAPELYEEDYNELVDVYSFGMCLLEMFTREYPYSECANPAQIYKKVTSGKLPAALYHIQDKEAQRFIIKCLAPASERLSAKDLLLDPFLSSVEGDLLHTKTMGMNGPILNDLSLEQLKLVDSLPRSNMTITGTLKPKENIIFLKVQFSDGNGSPARNIFFPFDKMNDTPIEVAMEMVEELEITDWDPQEIAEMIEAEISILVPHWKKWVSSSKLEPSHSYDYHEDDFDGTHHLYRSSSCSSSVASASGVFLSNDRLQDQDLSDEISSYSSAHSDKASSLSFSPVDDVQGITVCKSKCSKASRQLTRNRSLIDVHSQRLHRSLLEEVHKKRLSKTVGSVENIGFQNPYEISNSKGKGLRYGANNAQIDRDDKRQGKRVADKSACSIGKG from the exons ATAGATGAAGTTCTGGGAAAAGGAGCAGTGAAAACAGTATATAAAGCAATTGATGAAGTATTAGGAATAGAAGTAGCATGGAACCAAGCAAGAATCAAGGATGTGCTACGCTCACCGGACCAATTGCAGCGCCTTTACTCGGAAGTTCACCTTCTAAGCACTCTTAACCACGATTCGATCATCCGGTTTTACACGTCTTGGATCGATACCAACCAAAGGACTTTCAACTTCATCACTGAACTCTTCACTTCTGGCACCCTCAGACA GTATAGGCAAAAATATAAGAGGGTAGACATCCATGCTTTGAAGAACTGGGCGCGCCAAATCTTACAGGGTCTTGTTTATCTGCACGAACACGATCCTCCAGTTATTCATCGAGACCTTAAGTGTGATAACATCTTTGTTAATGGCCATGTTGGGCAAGTCAAGATCGGAGATCTAGGATTAGCAGCACTTCTCAATGGGTCTAAATCTGCACACAGTATTATAG GTACGCCTGAATTCATGGCACCTGAATTATACGAGGAAGATTACAATGAGTTAGTCGATGTCTATTCATTCGGTATGTGCTTACTCGAGATGTTTACTCGGGAATATCCTTACAGTGAGTGTGCAAATCCTGCACAAATTTACAAGAAAGTCACCTCG GGTAAATTACCAGCTGCATTATATCATATTCAGGATAAGGAAGCACAAAGATTCATTATCAAATGTTTAGCCCCTGCTTCTGAGAGATTGTCTGCTAAAGACTTGCTTCTAGACCCATTTCTTTCATCAGTTGAAGGTGACTTATTGCACACCAAAACTATGGGAATGAACGGGCCGATTCTAAACGACTTAAGTTTGGAACAATTGAAGCTAGTAGATAGTCTACCAAGGTCCAATATGACAATTACTGGCACGCTGAAACCTAAAGAAAATATCATATTTTTGAAGGTGCAGTTTTCCGATGGAAATG GTAGTCCTGCACGGAACATATTCTTCCCATTTGATAAAATGAATGATACTCCGATAGAGGTGGCGATGGAGATGGTCGAGGAGTTAGAAATCACTGATTGGGACCCTCAAGAAATAGCAGAAATGATCGAGGCTGAAATTTCAATTTTGGTGCCTCATTGGAAGAAATGGGTGTCATCTAGTAAATTAGAACCTTCCCATTCGTATGACTACCATGAAGATGACTTCGATGGAACTCATCATTTGTATCGTTCTTCTTCGTGCTCTTCTTCTGTCGCTTCAGCTTCAGGCGTGTTTCTTAGCAATGACCGCCTTCAAG ATCAGGATCTCTCGGATGAAATAAGTTCGTACAGCTCAGCTCATTCTGACAAGGCCTCGAGCTTAAGTTTCAGTCCAGTTGATGATGTACAAGGTATTACGGTTTGTAAAAGCAAATGTTCAAAGGCGAGTCGCCAGTTGACTAGGAATCGTTCGCTTATAGATGTGCATAGCCAAAGACTACATCGGTCGCTGTTGGAAGAGGTGCACAAGAAGAGATTATCTAAGACAGTTGGTTCAGTGGAGAATATTGGGTTTCAAAATCCTTATGAGATCTCAAATAGCAAAGGTAAAGGTCTGAGATATGGTGCTAATAATGCTCAGATTGATAGAGATGATAAGAGGCAAGGGAAAAGGGTAGCTGATAAGAGTGCATGTTCAATTGGTAAAGGGTGA